A single Pedobacter sp. PACM 27299 DNA region contains:
- a CDS encoding CsbD family protein: MDKLELKGKWNEVKGKVKQAYADLTDDDLKYEEGKEDEMYGKLQQKTGKTRDELVTWIKSL, translated from the coding sequence ATGGATAAGTTGGAATTAAAAGGAAAATGGAACGAAGTTAAGGGAAAAGTAAAACAAGCTTATGCCGATCTAACCGACGATGACTTGAAGTACGAAGAAGGTAAAGAAGATGAAATGTATGGCAAATTACAGCAGAAAACAGGCAAAACCCGCGATGAGCTGGTGACCTGGATAAAATCATTATAA
- a CDS encoding RagB/SusD family nutrient uptake outer membrane protein, producing MKAKIIILLYIGILISSCKKYEEVPNELVNPDIIYDQFDKNGTYAQWVRNDLYTYLPDGFNRIDNVVLDAATDDALASRYGSPIELLAKSGITAGTNPDDRWATSYISIRKVNIFLSKIDVVPYDAVSLKFWKAEARFIRAMNYFELLKRYGGVPLLGDQVFGLHDNLSNIPRNTFDECLQYILSECEAIKPLLRTEPVLDTFLGSITRGAAYALKSRVLLYAASPLNNPANDQNKWLAAANAAKDLINLNVYSLTPAFTSAFLNRKNSEVILAYQKGQNRTLETANAPIGFAEPNASNGYVNPSQNLVDAFPMSDGRAIDATTPTLPYDPQNPYANRDPRLGLTVFFNGASWLNRAVETFEGGLDRPGGMRLQTRSGYYMRKFLGLFGTATAYQDQTHNFPIFRYAEILLNYAEAINETGNQAEALTQLKLIRNRAGIPLGTATGYAHGFRTDLSQTEMRKAIQNERRIEMAFEEQRFWDIRRWKIAEQVGNSAVRGMKIVKQGNTFTYTPITVDQLSFAAPKMYLYAIPLKEILADPALKQNPGY from the coding sequence ATGAAAGCGAAAATTATAATCCTGTTATATATAGGAATACTGATCTCTTCCTGCAAGAAATATGAAGAGGTACCGAATGAATTGGTGAACCCAGATATCATCTACGATCAGTTTGACAAGAACGGCACCTATGCCCAATGGGTGCGAAATGACCTGTATACTTATTTGCCGGATGGATTTAACCGGATAGACAATGTGGTACTGGATGCGGCTACTGATGATGCCCTGGCTTCCAGATATGGAAGCCCGATAGAGCTGCTGGCAAAATCAGGAATCACTGCCGGAACAAATCCAGACGACCGCTGGGCAACCAGTTATATCTCCATTAGAAAAGTAAATATATTTCTATCTAAGATTGACGTGGTACCCTATGATGCTGTGTCCCTCAAGTTTTGGAAAGCAGAGGCCCGCTTCATCAGGGCCATGAATTATTTTGAACTGCTCAAAAGATATGGTGGCGTACCACTGCTCGGAGATCAGGTATTTGGTTTACATGATAACCTGAGCAATATCCCTAGAAACACTTTCGACGAGTGTCTGCAGTATATCCTAAGTGAATGCGAGGCCATTAAGCCTTTGCTGAGAACAGAGCCGGTATTGGATACTTTTCTTGGCAGCATTACCAGAGGAGCCGCCTATGCTTTAAAATCGAGAGTTCTATTGTATGCGGCCAGTCCGCTAAACAACCCTGCTAATGATCAGAATAAATGGCTTGCGGCAGCAAATGCAGCCAAAGACCTGATCAATTTAAATGTCTACAGCCTAACCCCTGCTTTTACCAGCGCATTTCTGAACAGGAAAAATTCGGAAGTCATTCTGGCTTATCAAAAAGGACAAAACAGAACATTGGAAACGGCAAATGCACCTATCGGCTTTGCCGAACCTAATGCCAGCAATGGATATGTAAATCCCTCCCAAAATCTGGTAGACGCTTTTCCTATGAGTGATGGCAGGGCGATTGATGCCACCACTCCTACACTGCCCTATGACCCCCAAAACCCCTATGCCAACAGAGATCCAAGGTTAGGCTTAACCGTTTTCTTTAACGGCGCCAGCTGGCTGAACAGAGCGGTGGAAACATTTGAGGGAGGTTTAGACAGGCCCGGAGGAATGCGCCTGCAAACCCGCAGCGGTTATTACATGCGCAAATTCCTTGGACTTTTTGGCACCGCAACTGCCTATCAGGATCAAACACATAATTTCCCTATTTTCAGGTATGCAGAAATTCTGCTCAACTATGCGGAAGCCATCAATGAAACAGGAAATCAGGCGGAAGCTTTAACACAGTTAAAACTGATCAGAAACCGTGCAGGAATACCGCTGGGTACAGCAACCGGTTATGCTCATGGCTTTAGAACAGACCTGAGTCAGACAGAAATGCGCAAGGCGATTCAAAATGAAAGAAGGATTGAAATGGCTTTTGAAGAGCAGCGCTTCTGGGACATCCGACGCTGGAAAATTGCGGAACAGGTAGGAAATTCCGCGGTAAGAGGAATGAAGATTGTAAAACAAGGAAATACCTTTACCTATACCCCAATTACAGTAGATCAGCTGAGTTTTGCAGCACCCAAGATGTATTTATACGCCATACCATTAAAAGAAATATTAGCAGACCCAGCCTTGAAACAGAATCCAGGTTATTAA
- a CDS encoding SusD/RagB family nutrient-binding outer membrane lipoprotein yields MKTIIKTSCMLLATSLLLVSCKKFEDTNVNPVAASGDQVQPEYFLNNSIIGAQQNPDIAERAFVLYWKTAGHQHSNGGLSSGSYDDSYTIAYYNQVATWLNNANTAIKIAADKKASGTDAPYTKNVAQVARIWRAYLMSEMSDNFGPIPVKGFEGTNPEFNDVKTVYYYALAELKDAAAQIDVNVANTDALKKLDPSYNYDYTKWVKYANSMRMRLAMRLSEVDPAKAKAEFEDAAAGSKYITVMNEAFQVAERPGWDPLTGVMSREWNAQFISASLNNLYLGLGGVKSADQLDASFAASIKPANWLGLKFDQHFTSKTNNPSAGYWFDGLPNTIDPRAYKTFIIPGDFINPDFNAYPSWTSDAKNTVRDLLGSDDKTLLSINAKYTWNASNTGDWGVKGTRNQVRAFVGTMPRLSNKFRTSNSTRIFFAPWETYFLLAEAAERGWATPISGKAAYEAGIRSSFEYWNVSNSVGSYLASEDYNRVGTSVSWDHIAEPGNSHTMDYKDGYTGVAGVATVLYPKNDLYKNGAVKNDRLTKIITQKFIAQTPWLPLEAWSDQRRLGLPFFENPAIENLLPNLPALNNSNYMTGNVKFFPQRLRYPSGLKDTNAPGYEQALSALNGADEVLTPLWWAKK; encoded by the coding sequence ATGAAAACAATTATAAAAACCTCATGTATGCTGCTTGCAACGAGCTTGCTGCTGGTATCATGTAAGAAATTCGAAGACACAAATGTAAATCCTGTAGCCGCCAGTGGTGATCAGGTTCAACCGGAATATTTTCTAAATAATTCCATCATCGGTGCACAGCAAAATCCGGATATTGCAGAAAGAGCATTCGTTCTTTACTGGAAAACGGCAGGTCACCAGCATAGTAATGGTGGTTTGTCATCAGGTAGTTATGACGACTCTTATACCATCGCTTATTATAATCAGGTAGCTACCTGGTTAAACAATGCAAATACTGCAATTAAAATTGCTGCAGATAAAAAAGCTTCAGGTACTGATGCCCCATATACAAAAAACGTAGCTCAGGTAGCAAGAATCTGGAGAGCATACTTGATGAGTGAGATGTCTGATAATTTTGGTCCTATTCCTGTAAAAGGATTTGAGGGTACTAATCCTGAATTTAATGACGTAAAAACAGTTTACTATTATGCATTGGCAGAATTAAAAGATGCCGCTGCTCAGATTGATGTGAATGTAGCAAATACAGATGCGTTGAAAAAGCTTGATCCTTCTTATAATTATGATTATACAAAATGGGTAAAGTATGCAAACTCAATGCGCATGCGTCTGGCTATGAGGTTATCTGAAGTTGATCCTGCAAAAGCTAAAGCTGAATTCGAAGATGCTGCAGCCGGAAGTAAATATATCACAGTTATGAATGAAGCCTTTCAGGTAGCAGAAAGACCAGGATGGGACCCACTTACAGGGGTAATGAGTAGAGAATGGAACGCGCAATTTATATCGGCCTCCTTAAATAATCTTTATCTGGGACTTGGTGGTGTGAAATCTGCTGATCAATTGGACGCTTCTTTTGCTGCTTCGATTAAACCTGCTAATTGGTTAGGTTTAAAATTCGACCAGCACTTTACTTCAAAAACAAATAATCCATCAGCTGGATATTGGTTTGACGGTCTTCCAAATACGATAGATCCTCGTGCTTATAAAACCTTTATTATTCCTGGTGATTTTATTAATCCAGATTTCAATGCTTATCCATCATGGACTTCAGATGCTAAAAATACGGTAAGAGATCTGTTGGGCAGTGACGATAAGACATTGCTGTCGATTAATGCTAAATATACCTGGAATGCCTCTAATACTGGTGATTGGGGTGTTAAAGGAACCAGAAATCAGGTGAGAGCCTTCGTAGGTACTATGCCTCGTTTATCGAATAAATTTAGAACCAGTAATTCAACACGTATTTTCTTTGCACCTTGGGAAACCTATTTCCTATTGGCGGAAGCTGCTGAACGTGGCTGGGCAACACCAATTTCAGGTAAAGCAGCTTATGAAGCAGGTATTAGATCCAGCTTCGAGTATTGGAATGTTTCCAATTCGGTAGGCAGCTATTTAGCTTCTGAAGATTACAATAGAGTAGGTACTTCAGTAAGCTGGGATCATATTGCTGAGCCTGGCAATAGCCATACCATGGATTATAAAGATGGATACACAGGTGTAGCAGGTGTTGCAACAGTATTGTACCCTAAAAATGATTTGTATAAAAATGGTGCAGTTAAAAATGACCGTTTAACAAAAATCATTACTCAGAAATTTATTGCACAAACTCCTTGGCTTCCATTAGAAGCATGGAGTGATCAAAGACGTTTAGGTTTACCGTTCTTTGAGAATCCTGCAATAGAGAACTTATTGCCTAATTTACCGGCTTTAAATAACAGTAACTATATGACGGGAAATGTGAAGTTTTTCCCTCAGCGTTTAAGGTACCCTTCAGGTTTAAAGGATACGAATGCTCCGGGTTATGAACAAGCATTAAGCGCTTTAAATGGTGCTGATGAAGTATTGACTCCATTATGGTGGGCTAAGAAATAA
- a CDS encoding TlpA family protein disulfide reductase: MKKIIYLLLFTTCITQTSCTMMIKGLVKKVVKHYDDHIDMNVSSFQLMDNKGKLQSFANLYTGKTVYLYTWADTSSRPPHDKNYNDLKARFAPYPDVVFVDLFIGSNEKSWLDFEKKKPGTDQYFLVKNGAAEAFLSDLEGSTVVPFIVGKDGKMLAFKAPKPQDKILVDYVLFEARQGIDGTTSAKKLIKGVNSQQKFKTEALNNWYKQHFNVTEIDKLSFGASSTQ; this comes from the coding sequence ATGAAAAAAATCATTTATCTACTCTTATTTACAACTTGTATTACCCAAACTTCCTGTACGATGATGATCAAAGGACTCGTCAAAAAGGTAGTCAAGCATTACGATGATCACATCGATATGAATGTATCTTCCTTCCAGCTGATGGATAACAAAGGAAAACTACAGTCTTTCGCAAATCTATATACCGGGAAGACCGTTTACTTATACACCTGGGCAGATACGAGCAGTCGGCCGCCGCATGATAAAAATTATAATGACCTGAAAGCACGTTTCGCTCCTTATCCGGATGTGGTGTTTGTAGATTTATTTATTGGATCAAATGAAAAATCATGGTTGGATTTTGAAAAGAAGAAGCCGGGGACAGATCAATATTTTCTAGTTAAAAACGGAGCTGCTGAAGCATTTTTGTCGGACTTGGAAGGATCCACTGTTGTTCCATTTATTGTTGGAAAAGACGGGAAAATGCTGGCCTTTAAGGCCCCTAAGCCACAAGATAAGATCTTAGTTGATTATGTACTTTTCGAGGCCAGACAAGGCATAGATGGCACCACTTCAGCGAAGAAACTGATCAAAGGGGTGAACAGTCAACAAAAGTTCAAAACTGAAGCGCTGAATAACTGGTATAAACAGCATTTTAACGTGACTGAAATAGATAAATTATCTTTTGGAGCTTCCTCCACTCAGTAG
- a CDS encoding SusC/RagA family TonB-linked outer membrane protein, producing MKQMYLKCMAVLLLNVITIAAYAQQKVTGSVTEKSGQPIPGVSVTEKGTKNGTSTNGEGKFNISVKSGAVLVFSSIGLTTKEVSVGTSATLNVVLQDEENKLNEVVVTALGIKREKKSLGYAMQEIKGESLVNAREPNLVNALSGKVAGLQISRSSAGPGSSSKITLRGNNSLTGDNQPLIVVDGVPMDNFTGAKNNDFNNPSLDMGNGLADINPEDIESMSVLKGPSASALYGSRAGNGVILITTKSGKAQKGLGITVTSSLGIESILTGPDLQNSFGQGENGAFGKTSNLSWGPKIEGQTVNKWNDQDAPLNSYDNIGNYFQNGISLNNGISFQQQFDGTSIYTSLNRADDRSVIPGVKLTRTNLLARAVSKFGKDKKWTTDTKIQYMNTNAENRPMLGSRSENNFSTLYNLPRSLDIRDFSAAKTDAGKMLWYGGGSQVNPYWARKYNLNQDTRDRFLMNGSLKYEFNSWLNAEVKAGADIYTTNTEAKVYGGSPIVSTGRYSTGKRTFTETNFSGLLTARKDNLFSKVGGAFTLGGNLMTNKQSELTANSGEFIIPDFFSVNNGVNNPVVTEDYRKKQINSVYGSGQLNWDQYLFLDLTFRNDWSSTLSKANRSYFYPSVSTSFVFSDMITKIGGTLPSWMSYGKFRASYAEVGNDLPAYQLYNTYIVGKDPNGNAIAGRDKVLYDSSVRSELIKAIEVGAEMRFFDSKFGFDIAYYKSNATRQLLNIPMDPLSGYESKKINAGDIENQGFEAMLDAKVLTGENSLNWNMTLNFSTNKNTINALNDEIGKYPLGGFDDLRVLGVARAKYGEIYGSKYLRVDDKSSPFHGQLILDADGLPQRGEQEARLGNQQATALLGFTNSFSYKGFGLSFLVDARFGGQIFSGTNAAMQRNGTSAVTAPNGLRDNMVVDGVILSGGQYVQNTTAVSPQKYWQKVHSYGNLGISEANIYDATNIRLRNVQVSYDLPRKFLAKTPLQKAKIGLSCNNVWLISGDMNGIDPESVYSTGSNATGFENFSAPTTRTFLFNLTLGF from the coding sequence ATGAAACAGATGTACTTGAAGTGTATGGCCGTTTTGTTATTGAATGTAATAACAATAGCTGCTTATGCTCAGCAAAAGGTTACCGGGTCGGTAACAGAAAAATCAGGGCAGCCCATCCCTGGTGTGAGTGTTACAGAAAAGGGGACAAAAAATGGAACCTCCACAAATGGAGAAGGTAAATTTAATATTTCTGTAAAGTCTGGTGCCGTATTGGTGTTTTCTTCGATTGGTTTAACCACAAAAGAAGTAAGCGTTGGCACATCAGCAACTTTAAATGTAGTGCTTCAGGATGAAGAAAATAAATTGAATGAAGTGGTAGTAACTGCCCTTGGTATTAAAAGAGAGAAAAAATCTCTGGGTTATGCCATGCAGGAAATTAAAGGAGAATCTTTGGTGAATGCCAGGGAACCTAACCTTGTAAACGCACTCTCAGGTAAGGTAGCAGGTTTGCAGATTAGCCGTTCCAGTGCAGGACCAGGTAGTTCTTCTAAAATCACTTTAAGGGGTAATAACTCTTTAACAGGAGATAATCAGCCATTAATAGTAGTGGATGGAGTACCAATGGATAACTTTACTGGTGCTAAAAACAATGACTTTAATAATCCAAGTTTGGATATGGGTAATGGTTTAGCAGACATCAACCCAGAAGATATCGAAAGTATGTCGGTGCTGAAAGGCCCTTCTGCTTCGGCGCTTTATGGTTCAAGAGCTGGTAATGGAGTGATCTTGATTACAACAAAATCAGGAAAAGCTCAGAAAGGTCTTGGGATCACAGTGACTTCTTCTTTAGGTATCGAAAGTATTTTGACCGGACCGGATTTGCAAAATTCATTTGGTCAAGGTGAAAATGGTGCATTTGGAAAGACTTCTAACTTAAGTTGGGGACCAAAAATTGAAGGACAAACGGTAAATAAGTGGAATGACCAGGATGCACCGTTAAACAGTTACGATAACATTGGAAACTATTTCCAAAATGGGATTTCGCTGAACAATGGTATCTCCTTCCAACAACAATTTGATGGAACATCTATTTACACTTCCTTAAATCGTGCAGACGATAGAAGTGTAATTCCAGGTGTGAAATTGACCAGGACAAACTTATTGGCAAGAGCAGTGAGCAAGTTCGGAAAAGATAAAAAATGGACTACAGATACGAAGATTCAATACATGAATACTAACGCGGAAAACAGACCGATGTTAGGTTCCAGAAGTGAGAATAATTTCTCCACTCTTTATAATCTTCCAAGATCATTAGATATTCGTGATTTTAGTGCTGCAAAAACAGACGCTGGAAAAATGTTATGGTACGGTGGTGGTAGTCAGGTGAATCCTTACTGGGCTCGTAAATATAATCTTAACCAAGACACAAGAGACCGTTTCTTAATGAATGGGTCATTAAAATATGAATTCAATAGCTGGTTAAATGCAGAAGTTAAAGCTGGTGCTGATATCTATACTACTAATACAGAAGCAAAAGTATACGGAGGTAGCCCAATCGTTTCTACCGGAAGATACAGTACTGGAAAACGTACGTTCACAGAAACGAATTTCAGTGGTTTATTGACTGCAAGAAAAGATAATTTATTTAGCAAAGTTGGTGGTGCCTTCACTTTAGGAGGAAACTTAATGACCAATAAACAGTCTGAACTTACAGCCAATTCTGGTGAATTTATCATTCCTGATTTCTTCTCTGTAAACAATGGTGTAAATAATCCAGTGGTTACTGAAGATTATAGAAAGAAACAGATCAACTCTGTATATGGATCTGGACAGTTAAACTGGGATCAGTATTTATTCCTTGATTTGACTTTTAGAAATGACTGGAGCTCTACTTTGAGTAAAGCCAACCGCTCTTATTTTTATCCTTCTGTAAGTACTTCATTTGTGTTTTCTGATATGATCACTAAAATTGGAGGTACTTTGCCATCCTGGATGAGCTACGGAAAGTTTAGGGCTTCTTATGCAGAAGTGGGTAATGACCTTCCTGCTTATCAGTTGTATAACACTTATATTGTTGGTAAAGACCCTAATGGTAATGCCATCGCGGGAAGAGATAAAGTATTATATGATTCTTCGGTAAGAAGTGAGTTGATTAAAGCGATTGAAGTTGGTGCTGAAATGAGATTCTTTGATAGCAAATTTGGTTTTGACATTGCTTATTACAAGTCAAATGCAACAAGACAGCTGTTAAACATTCCTATGGATCCTTTAAGTGGTTATGAAAGTAAAAAGATCAATGCTGGTGATATCGAAAACCAAGGTTTTGAAGCCATGCTTGATGCCAAAGTTCTGACAGGTGAAAATTCATTGAACTGGAATATGACATTAAATTTTTCCACTAATAAAAATACCATAAATGCGCTAAATGATGAAATTGGCAAGTACCCACTGGGTGGTTTCGATGACCTTCGTGTATTGGGTGTGGCAAGAGCAAAATATGGCGAGATTTATGGTAGTAAATACCTGAGAGTAGATGATAAATCGAGTCCTTTCCATGGTCAATTGATTTTGGATGCTGATGGATTGCCGCAAAGAGGTGAGCAAGAAGCAAGGTTGGGTAACCAACAGGCGACCGCTTTACTGGGCTTTACAAACAGTTTTTCTTATAAAGGATTTGGATTGTCGTTTCTGGTAGATGCGCGTTTCGGTGGCCAAATTTTCTCTGGTACAAATGCAGCAATGCAAAGAAATGGAACGTCAGCAGTGACTGCTCCAAATGGCTTAAGAGACAATATGGTGGTAGATGGCGTGATCTTGAGTGGTGGTCAGTATGTTCAAAATACCACTGCAGTTTCACCACAAAAATACTGGCAGAAAGTTCATAGCTACGGTAACTTAGGTATTTCGGAGGCAAACATTTATGATGCTACAAATATTCGTTTAAGAAATGTTCAGGTAAGCTATGATTTACCACGTAAATTCCTGGCTAAAACTCCATTGCAAAAAGCTAAAATTGGATTGTCATGCAATAATGTATGGTTGATTTCTGGTGACATGAATGGTATTGATCCAGAGTCTGTTTATTCTACAGGCAGCAATGCAACAGGATTTGAGAACTTTAGTGCACCAACTACCCGCACTTTCTTATTTAACCTGACGCTTGGCTTCTAA
- the acs gene encoding acetate--CoA ligase — translation MQINSIEEYQETYKLSVDQPEQFWAGIADNFLWRKKWDKVLSWNFSEPNIKWFEGAKLNITENCLDRHLAENGDKPAIIWEPNDPTKDSITLSYKILHEQVCRFANVLKKNGVKKGDRVCIYMPMVPELAVAVLACARIGAVHSVVFGGFSAKSIADRINDAECKVVITADGAFRGNKQIQLKEVIDDALIGCPTVERVIVLTHTRTPVSMLKGRDIWWEDEIKLVDTNCPAEEMDAEDLLFILYTSGSTGKPKGVVHTIGGYMVYAGYTFSNVFNYQKDEVFFCTADIGWITGHSYIVYGPLSQGATTLMFEGIPTYPDASRMWQVVEKHKVNILYTAPTAIRSLMSFGLEPLNGIDMSSLRVLGSVGEPINEEAWHWFDENIGKGECPIVDTWWQTETGGIMISPIAFVTPTKPSFATLPLPGIQPILVDENGKEIEGNGVNGNLCIKFPWPGMLRTTYGDHERCKLTYFSTYENLYFTGDGCLRDEDGYYRITGRVDDVINVSGHRIGTAEVENAINMHAGVVESAVVGFPHEVKGQGIYAFVIFPNIHNDADLTRKDILQTVTRVIGAIAKPDKILFVSGLPKTRSGKIMRRILRKIAEGDISNLGDISTLLDPAVVEEIIEKSQK, via the coding sequence ATGCAAATTAATTCGATTGAAGAGTATCAAGAAACTTATAAGTTGAGCGTGGACCAACCTGAACAATTCTGGGCAGGGATCGCTGATAATTTCTTGTGGAGAAAGAAATGGGATAAAGTACTATCCTGGAACTTCTCAGAACCAAACATCAAATGGTTCGAGGGCGCTAAATTAAACATCACAGAAAACTGTCTCGACCGTCATCTGGCAGAAAATGGAGATAAACCGGCCATTATCTGGGAGCCTAACGACCCAACAAAAGACAGCATTACCCTAAGTTATAAAATACTGCATGAGCAAGTTTGCCGTTTCGCAAACGTGCTGAAGAAGAATGGCGTTAAAAAAGGCGACCGTGTCTGTATTTACATGCCAATGGTACCGGAACTTGCAGTTGCCGTATTGGCCTGCGCCCGCATTGGTGCAGTACACTCTGTAGTTTTTGGTGGATTTTCTGCCAAATCTATTGCCGACAGGATCAATGATGCAGAATGTAAAGTGGTGATTACTGCTGATGGTGCATTCAGAGGAAACAAGCAGATTCAATTGAAAGAAGTGATTGATGATGCCCTGATCGGATGCCCAACCGTAGAACGTGTCATCGTTTTAACCCATACCAGAACACCAGTATCCATGCTGAAAGGCCGCGACATCTGGTGGGAAGATGAAATTAAACTGGTAGATACCAACTGTCCGGCAGAAGAAATGGATGCAGAAGACCTGTTGTTCATCTTATATACTTCAGGTTCTACCGGTAAACCAAAAGGGGTTGTTCATACCATTGGCGGTTATATGGTCTATGCAGGCTATACTTTCTCTAACGTATTTAACTATCAGAAAGACGAAGTATTCTTTTGTACTGCTGACATTGGCTGGATCACCGGTCACTCTTACATCGTGTATGGCCCGCTTTCTCAAGGTGCAACTACCCTGATGTTTGAAGGTATCCCTACTTATCCGGATGCTTCCAGAATGTGGCAGGTGGTAGAAAAACATAAAGTAAACATCTTATATACTGCGCCAACGGCGATCCGTTCTTTAATGAGCTTCGGACTAGAGCCTTTAAACGGCATCGACATGAGCTCTCTTCGCGTATTGGGCTCCGTAGGAGAACCGATCAATGAAGAAGCATGGCATTGGTTTGATGAAAACATTGGAAAAGGAGAATGCCCGATTGTAGATACCTGGTGGCAAACAGAAACCGGTGGCATCATGATCTCTCCTATTGCCTTCGTAACCCCAACAAAACCTAGTTTCGCTACCTTACCATTACCGGGTATTCAACCGATCCTGGTGGATGAGAACGGAAAAGAAATTGAGGGAAATGGCGTGAATGGTAACCTTTGTATTAAATTTCCATGGCCAGGAATGCTCAGAACCACTTATGGTGATCATGAGCGCTGCAAACTGACCTACTTCTCTACTTATGAAAACCTTTACTTTACTGGTGATGGCTGCTTAAGAGATGAAGATGGCTATTATAGAATTACAGGCAGAGTAGATGATGTGATCAATGTATCCGGTCACCGTATCGGTACTGCAGAAGTTGAAAACGCGATCAATATGCACGCAGGTGTAGTGGAGAGTGCAGTAGTCGGCTTCCCGCATGAGGTAAAAGGACAAGGTATTTATGCTTTCGTCATTTTCCCTAATATCCACAATGATGCAGATCTTACCCGTAAAGACATCTTACAAACCGTAACCCGTGTAATTGGTGCAATTGCTAAACCCGATAAAATTCTTTTTGTAAGCGGATTACCTAAAACAAGATCAGGTAAAATCATGCGACGCATTTTAAGAAAAATCGCGGAAGGCGATATCAGTAATCTCGGCGACATCAGCACCTTGCTGGATCCAGCCGTTGTGGAAGAGATCATCGAAAAGTCTCAGAAATAG
- a CDS encoding arylsulfatase, with protein sequence MKRSIFTVLISTFALFAAAQQKPNVIFILADDMGYGDLGVYGQQLIETPNIDRLAANGIRFTQFYAGTSVCAPSRASLMTGLHTGHSPIRGNYEIKPEGQLPLPDATFTMPEMFKKAGYITGCFGKWGMGFPGSEGDPVKQGIDQFYGYNCQRQSHNFFPDHLWDNEKRVELNNTNSQQNDYAPEMIQQRALSFMEANQSKPFFMYLSYTLPHAALQLPDGDASFEYYKKKFNEQPKGVKKDWNGLGYQPQAYPHAAYAAMVSRLDNYVGAVLAKLKTLGLDKNTLVVFTSDNGPHREGGNEPEFFNSSAGFKGIKRQLTEGGIREPMIISWLGKIKSGQVSDHIGAFWDFFPTFSAITGQPAPPNTDGISILPTLLKKGKQAQHSFLYWEFHEDGGRQAVRIGKWKAIKEGVIKNPNAQIQLYDLTNDPQENNNLAVAQPDIVKQAERIMQREHVEHKNFPFIPNKLQ encoded by the coding sequence ATGAAAAGATCAATTTTCACGGTGCTAATCAGCACCTTTGCCCTATTTGCAGCAGCTCAGCAAAAGCCAAATGTGATATTTATACTGGCGGATGATATGGGTTATGGAGATTTAGGTGTGTATGGACAGCAGCTGATTGAAACGCCAAACATCGACCGTCTCGCTGCCAATGGCATTCGCTTTACCCAATTTTACGCAGGGACATCGGTCTGTGCCCCTTCCAGAGCCTCCTTGATGACTGGTCTTCATACCGGACACAGCCCGATCAGAGGAAACTATGAAATTAAACCGGAAGGTCAGCTGCCATTGCCAGACGCTACTTTCACCATGCCGGAAATGTTCAAAAAAGCAGGCTATATCACCGGTTGTTTTGGTAAATGGGGAATGGGATTTCCGGGTTCAGAAGGTGATCCTGTAAAACAGGGAATAGATCAATTTTATGGCTACAACTGTCAGCGTCAATCGCACAACTTTTTCCCGGATCACCTTTGGGACAATGAAAAACGCGTGGAGCTCAACAATACAAACAGCCAGCAGAATGATTATGCGCCGGAAATGATCCAGCAGCGTGCCTTATCCTTCATGGAAGCCAATCAATCCAAACCTTTCTTTATGTACTTGTCCTACACGCTGCCGCATGCCGCACTCCAGTTACCGGATGGCGATGCCTCATTTGAATACTATAAGAAAAAATTCAATGAACAGCCCAAAGGAGTTAAAAAAGATTGGAATGGCCTTGGATACCAGCCACAAGCCTATCCTCATGCCGCATATGCGGCAATGGTGAGTCGCCTGGACAACTATGTTGGTGCAGTACTGGCGAAACTAAAAACTTTGGGTTTGGATAAAAACACTTTGGTAGTCTTTACGAGTGATAATGGCCCTCACCGCGAAGGCGGCAATGAACCGGAGTTTTTTAACAGCAGTGCTGGATTTAAAGGAATCAAAAGACAGCTGACCGAGGGTGGCATCAGGGAACCTATGATCATTTCCTGGCTTGGGAAAATTAAAAGCGGACAAGTGTCAGACCATATTGGTGCCTTCTGGGACTTCTTTCCTACATTTTCCGCAATCACCGGACAACCGGCACCTCCCAATACCGATGGCATTTCTATACTGCCTACCTTATTAAAAAAGGGAAAACAGGCCCAGCATTCTTTTCTTTATTGGGAATTTCATGAAGATGGTGGTCGCCAGGCGGTACGAATCGGAAAATGGAAAGCTATAAAAGAAGGAGTCATCAAAAACCCAAATGCCCAGATTCAACTCTATGACCTGACCAATGACCCACAGGAAAACAATAATTTAGCTGTAGCTCAACCGGATATTGTAAAGCAGGCGGAACGAATTATGCAAAGAGAACATGTCGAGCATAAAAATTTTCCTTTTATACCTAATAAATTACAATAA